A window of Triticum urartu cultivar G1812 unplaced genomic scaffold, Tu2.1 TuUngrouped_contig_6859, whole genome shotgun sequence contains these coding sequences:
- the LOC125531178 gene encoding E3 UFM1-protein ligase 1 homolog (The sequence of the model RefSeq protein was modified relative to this genomic sequence to represent the inferred CDS: added 198 bases not found in genome assembly): MDAELLELQRQLEAAQSARSSVRLSERNVVELVQKLQERGLIDFELLHTVSGKEYITSDHLKHEIKVEIKKRGRASLVDLSDTLGVDLYHIERQAQKVVTEDPALMLINAEIMSQSYWDTVTEEINEKLQERSQIALAEIAAQLHIGSELVLNILEPRLGTIVHGRLEGGQLYTPAYVSRITAMVRGATRGLTVPTNLPSVWNSLQQQLQEMHGANGVSVEGSFFQSIFVALLKEGAVLGSVRAGVHWTPAVFAHAQKESVDAFFSQNSYIGYEVLQKLAIPQPKQYLEARYPDGIALEAVFVHPSVVDMLDAAVGDAIENGQWIDSLSILPSYISGPDATKILSLCPSFQKAAKSSKAVLFGESCVFSNVFIKGIFDQLEKEIDSFGIKHSAGQGTPVNMNSSSEHRAGSVQYSDTKDFGDNDASSTGASSDRGPKKKRGKATGSVKGGAVEKDDDEEIIPVKGKKAHRKNKDTGSSGDAKRGGKKAPEKPKEENTNIFPDELIEQKVLAVAPELEELGGSDDLNGPIKLLSSHLRPMLIDAWKKKRNTMLSENAERRRSVLDNLQKQLDEAVLDMQLYEKALDVFEDDPATSGILHKHLLRTMGTPIVDKILSSLDRDNKLKNGMEYEDSEEQHAQLSTTDRTFLAKDLPGQLSSKAQALVEALEGKRFDSFMDALRDTAEESGLLFKKLDKRLERSMLHSYRKDLIAQVSSETDPVSFLPKVVALLFLQAHNKGLQAPGRAVGAVITLLKDKLPASTFKVLTEYHATTVKVLALQAAATGDEDDCASDRMLEKKEDLEERLMPELKSLALGTSKE, from the exons ATGGACGCGGAACTCCTGGAGCTGCAGCGGCAGCTGGAGGCGGCGCAGAGCGCGCGGTCGAGCGTGCGGCTGTCGGAGCGCAACGTGGTGGAGCTCGTGCAGAAGCTGCAGGAGCGCGGCCTCATCGACTTCGAGCTCCTCCACACCGTCTCCGGCAAGGAGTACATCACATCC GACCATTTGAAGCATGAGATTAAGGTGGAGATCAAGAAGCGAGGGCGTGCATCACTAGTCGATTTATCAGATACCCTGGGGGTGGATCTTTACCATATTGAGAGGCAGGCACAAAAGGTCGTCACGGAGGATCCGGCCCTGATGTTGATCAACGCGGAGATCATGTCACAGTCTTACTGGGACACTGTGACAGAAGAGATAAATGAGAAGTTGCAAGAGCGCAGCCAGATTGCCTTGGCTGAGATTGCTGCACAGTTACACATTGGCTCAGAGCTGGTCCTCAATATTCTCGAGCCTCGGCTTGGAACTATT GTGCATGGAAGGCTAGAAGGTGGCCAGCTATACACTCCAGCATACGTCTCCCGAATTACTGCCATGGTCCGTGGTGCGACAAGGGGTTTAACAGTTCCGACAAACTTGCCATCTGTCTGGAACTCCTTGCAGCAACAGCTCCAAGAAATGCACGGTGCTAATGGAGTTTCAGTGGAAGGTTCATTCTTCCAGTCCATTTTTGTTGCCTTGCTAAAAGAAGGTGCTGTACTTGGGTCTGTCCGTGCCGGAGTACATTGGACACCAGCT GTATTTGCTCATGCTCAAAAGGAAAGCGTTGATGCATTTTTTTCACAG AACTCTTATATTGGGTACGAAGTACTTCAGAAACTCGCAATTCCCCAGCCTAAACAGTACTTAGAG GCCAGATATCCAGATGGCATTGCactggaggctgtttttgtacaTCCTTCTGTTGTCGATATGCTAGATGCTGCTGTGGGTGACGCAATCGAGAATGGACAATG GATTGATTCTCTTTCGATCCTTCCATCATATATCAGTGGCCCTGATGCAACCAAGATATTGTCTCTTTGTCCATCTTTTCAGAAGGCAGCCAAG TCTTCAAAAGCAGTGCTATTTGGAGAATCATGTGTCTTCAGCAATGTGTTCATTAAG GGTATTTTTGATCAACTTGAGAAAGAGATCGACTCCTTTGGTATTAAACATAGTGCTGGTCAAGGAACGCCCGTGAATATGAATTCAAGTAGCGAGCATAGGGCAGGATCTGTCCAGTACTCAGACACAAAAGACTTTGGTGATAACGACGCCAGCAGTACAGGTGCTTCATCAGACAGAGGACCAAAGAAGAAACGTGGAAAAGCTACGGGGTCTGTCAAAGGCGGAGCAGTTGAGAAGGATGATGATGAAGAAATCATCCCTGTAAAGGGCAAGAAAGCTCATAGGAAAAACAAGGACACTGGTTCTTCAGGTGATGCGAAGCGCGGTGGTAAAAAGGCACCAGAGAAACCAAAAGAGGAGAACACAAATATCTTCCCCGATGAGTTGATAGAGCAAAAGGTTTTGGCTGTTGCTCCAGAGTTAGAAGAGTTGGGAG GCTCAGACGACTTAAATGGCCCAATTAAATTATTGTCCTCTCACCTGAGGCCAATGCTTATTGATGCATGGAAGAAGAAAAGGAACACCATGCTGTCAGAAAACGCTGAAAGGAGGCGAAGTGTACTTGATAATCTGCAAAAGCAGCTAGATGAG GCTGTCCTTGATATGCAACTCTATGAAAAAGCTCTAGATGTGTTTGAGGATGATCCTGCTACCTCT GGCATATTACACAAGCATCTGCTAAGAACTATGGGTACTCCAATAGTCGACAAGATTTTATCTAGTCTG GATAGGGACAACAAATTGAAGAATGGAATGGAGTATGAAGACAGTGAAGAACAGCATGCTCAGCTGAGCACTACTGACCGCACTTTTCTG GCAAAGGATCTTCCTGGGCAATTGTCATCGAAGGCTCAAGCTTTAGTTGAAGCACTGGAGGGAAAG CGGTTTGACTCATTTATGGACGCCTTAAGAGATACAGCAGAGGAAAG TGGCTTGTTATTTAAGAAGCTTGATAAAAGACTTGAGCGATCAATGCTGCATTCCTACCGCAAG GATTTGATAGCACAAGTTTCTTCAGAGACTGATCCAGTTTCCTTCCTCCCAAAAGTCGTTGCTCTACTTTTTCTCCAG GCACACAACAAGGGTCTTCAGGCACCTGGAAGAGCTGTTGGTGCTGTCATCACATTACTGAAG